One part of the Paenibacillus silvisoli genome encodes these proteins:
- a CDS encoding glutamate-1-semialdehyde 2,1-aminomutase: protein MSIQRPRSEQLYAEALEHIVGGVNSPSRSFKAVGGGAPVFMKRAEGAYFWDVDDNRYIDYLCAYGPIITGHAHPHITEAIVRAASNGTLYGTPTELEIQLARMLKEAIPSMDKVRFVNSGTEAVMTTIRVARAYTKRSKIIKFAGCYHGHSDLVLVAAGSGPSTLGIPDSAGVPSSIASEVITVPFNDLDGLRVALDTFGDDVAAVMVEPIVGNFGMVMPKPGFLEGLCRMAREAGALVIYDEVISAFRFHYGSAQTYSAFPDHAAIEPDLTALGKIIGGGLPIGAYGGRKHVMEQVAPLGPAYQAGTMAGNPASISAGIACLEVLREQGAYERMDALAARLADALQASADKHGIALTVNRIRGSFSAHFCDHPVTNYDEAQDTDGERFAEFFRLMLDQGICLAPSKYEAWFFTTAHTDADIDATIAAAEKAFASMAR from the coding sequence ATGTCTATCCAACGCCCGCGCTCGGAACAGCTGTATGCCGAAGCGCTTGAGCATATCGTCGGCGGCGTCAACAGCCCTTCCCGCTCGTTCAAAGCGGTCGGCGGCGGCGCGCCGGTCTTCATGAAACGCGCGGAAGGCGCGTATTTCTGGGATGTCGACGACAATCGCTATATCGATTATTTGTGCGCCTATGGCCCGATCATTACCGGCCATGCGCATCCGCACATCACGGAGGCGATCGTGCGCGCAGCCTCCAATGGCACGCTGTACGGCACGCCGACGGAGCTTGAAATTCAGCTTGCCCGCATGCTGAAGGAGGCGATCCCGTCCATGGACAAGGTCCGCTTCGTCAACTCCGGCACCGAAGCCGTCATGACGACGATCCGCGTCGCCCGCGCCTATACGAAGCGGAGCAAAATCATCAAATTCGCCGGGTGCTACCATGGCCATTCGGATCTTGTGCTCGTCGCGGCCGGCTCCGGCCCTTCGACGCTCGGCATTCCCGACAGCGCCGGCGTGCCGAGCAGCATCGCCAGCGAAGTCATCACCGTCCCGTTCAACGACTTGGACGGTTTGCGGGTAGCGCTCGACACGTTCGGCGATGACGTCGCCGCCGTTATGGTAGAGCCCATCGTCGGCAACTTCGGCATGGTGATGCCAAAGCCGGGCTTCCTCGAAGGGCTCTGCCGCATGGCCCGCGAAGCCGGCGCGCTCGTCATTTACGACGAAGTGATCAGCGCCTTCCGCTTCCACTACGGCAGCGCGCAAACGTACAGCGCCTTCCCGGATCACGCGGCCATCGAGCCGGATCTGACGGCGCTTGGCAAAATCATCGGCGGCGGCTTGCCGATCGGCGCTTACGGCGGCCGCAAGCATGTGATGGAGCAGGTTGCGCCGCTCGGCCCGGCCTATCAGGCCGGTACGATGGCCGGCAACCCGGCCTCCATCTCGGCAGGCATCGCCTGCTTGGAGGTACTGCGCGAGCAAGGCGCGTACGAGCGCATGGACGCACTGGCCGCGAGACTGGCCGATGCGCTTCAAGCGTCCGCGGACAAGCATGGCATCGCGCTGACCGTCAACCGCATCCGCGGCTCGTTCTCCGCGCATTTCTGCGACCATCCCGTCACGAATTACGACGAAGCGCAGGATACGGACGGCGAGCGATTCGCCGAGTTTTTCCGCCTCATGCTGGACCAAGGCATCTGCCTCGCGCCGTCCAAGTATGAAGCGTGGTTCTTTACCACGGCGCATACGGACGCCGATATTGACGCGACGATTGCGGCGGCGGAGAAAGCGTTTGCTTCAATGGCGCGGTAG
- a CDS encoding LCP family protein, which yields MARSQQHSKKKKPWKWAILGAVVAVVAVVGFFIYQGVGVYNGLEGISKPKEESRFGQFEEVEAEKPPEWEGTERVNILIMGGDNRGLKKSETARSDSMMVLSVDPVTKKAHVFSVLRDTYVEIEGHGEGRINTALALGGPNLAMKTIGNLLGLDVQYYLYTDFEGFKSLIDAIGGIQNFEVEKNMNYVDNADGNRYDIHLKKGIQDLDGTTALQYVRFRHDAMSDFTRTERQRKLLNAVADKMKNGWNLLKMKKIVDSIQPYMESNIEVSDMMKLAQLGVKTHIAGQAQVPPMELIGDKKAGGASVLAVSDESELLQFVQDELTKDVTTPDPAVAGGTNSGDGTNSTVNGTSSTSGNTANGSK from the coding sequence ATGGCACGTTCGCAGCAGCATAGCAAAAAGAAAAAGCCGTGGAAATGGGCAATTTTAGGCGCAGTCGTCGCCGTGGTCGCGGTTGTCGGATTTTTCATTTACCAAGGCGTTGGCGTTTATAACGGTCTTGAAGGCATCAGCAAACCGAAGGAAGAATCCCGCTTCGGTCAGTTCGAAGAAGTGGAAGCCGAGAAACCGCCGGAGTGGGAAGGCACGGAGCGCGTGAACATTCTCATTATGGGCGGCGACAACCGCGGCCTCAAGAAGAGCGAAACGGCCCGTTCCGACTCCATGATGGTGTTGTCGGTCGATCCGGTCACGAAGAAAGCGCATGTGTTCTCCGTCCTGCGCGACACTTACGTCGAAATTGAAGGTCATGGCGAAGGCCGTATCAATACGGCGCTGGCCCTCGGCGGCCCGAATCTAGCCATGAAAACGATCGGCAATCTGCTCGGTCTTGACGTCCAGTATTATTTGTACACCGACTTCGAAGGATTCAAATCGTTGATCGACGCGATCGGCGGCATCCAAAATTTCGAGGTCGAGAAAAATATGAACTACGTCGACAATGCCGACGGCAACCGGTATGACATTCATCTGAAGAAGGGCATCCAGGATCTGGACGGCACGACTGCGCTGCAGTATGTCCGCTTCCGCCACGATGCCATGAGCGATTTTACCCGCACGGAGCGTCAACGCAAATTGCTGAACGCCGTTGCGGACAAGATGAAGAACGGCTGGAACCTGCTGAAAATGAAAAAGATCGTGGACAGCATTCAGCCTTACATGGAATCCAACATCGAAGTGTCCGATATGATGAAGCTTGCCCAACTTGGGGTTAAAACTCACATTGCCGGCCAAGCGCAGGTGCCTCCGATGGAGCTGATCGGCGACAAGAAAGCAGGCGGCGCTTCCGTGCTTGCGGTAAGCGACGAATCCGAGCTGCTGCAGTTCGTACAGGATGAGCTGACGAAGGATGTCACAACGCCGGATCCGGCTGTTGCGGGCGGAACGAATTCGGGCGACGGCACGAACTCGACGGTCAATGGCACGTCGAGCACGAGCGGCAATACCGCGAACGGCAGTAAATAA
- a CDS encoding ABC transporter ATP-binding protein: MLAIDVRDLRKQFQVQKNREGLGGALKDLFKREYNSITAVKDISFQIPQGEICGYIGENGAGKSTTIKMLTGILVPTSGHIKVNGFVPFKEREKFVRGIGVVFGQRSQLWWDIGVIESFQLLRKVYRVPEAEFRARLDELVERLQLGELLNRPVRKLSLGQRMRCELVASLLHNPSILFLDEPTIGLDIVVKTEIREFLKKINREHGTTILLTTHDLQDIEALCSRVIMLDDGRIIYDGGLDELKSRWSKGRELQFQFGELPPLDVLKQLTEGLHGVNWTIDNELTATMWLPHEVNVSDALARVVGSRADIRDIKIMETNTDDIVREIYQSGSASTEAAEKLSQSAQSAETVDAASEVPVAAASESEEVKEPR; the protein is encoded by the coding sequence ATGTTAGCGATAGATGTAAGAGACTTGCGGAAGCAGTTTCAAGTCCAGAAAAACCGCGAAGGCCTAGGCGGCGCGCTCAAGGATTTGTTCAAACGGGAATACAATTCCATCACCGCCGTAAAGGACATCAGCTTTCAAATTCCGCAGGGCGAAATTTGCGGTTATATCGGCGAGAACGGAGCGGGCAAATCGACCACGATCAAAATGCTGACAGGCATTCTGGTCCCAACCTCCGGCCATATCAAGGTGAACGGATTCGTTCCTTTCAAGGAGCGGGAAAAGTTCGTGCGCGGCATCGGCGTCGTATTCGGCCAGCGCAGCCAGCTTTGGTGGGACATCGGCGTTATTGAGTCGTTTCAACTGCTGCGCAAAGTGTACCGCGTACCGGAAGCGGAGTTCCGCGCAAGGCTGGACGAACTGGTTGAACGTCTGCAGTTGGGGGAGCTGCTTAATCGCCCCGTAAGAAAGCTGAGCCTCGGCCAGCGGATGCGCTGCGAGCTCGTTGCATCGCTGCTGCACAATCCGTCGATCCTGTTCCTCGATGAGCCGACGATCGGTCTGGATATCGTCGTGAAGACGGAGATCCGGGAGTTTTTGAAAAAAATCAATCGCGAGCACGGTACCACGATCCTGCTCACCACGCACGATCTCCAAGATATTGAAGCGCTGTGCTCTCGCGTTATTATGCTTGATGACGGCCGGATTATTTATGACGGCGGCTTGGATGAGCTGAAATCCAGATGGAGCAAAGGGCGCGAGCTGCAATTCCAATTCGGCGAGTTGCCGCCGCTCGATGTGCTGAAGCAGCTTACCGAGGGTCTTCACGGCGTAAACTGGACGATCGACAACGAGCTGACCGCAACGATGTGGCTGCCGCACGAAGTCAACGTCTCGGATGCCCTTGCCCGCGTCGTCGGCAGCCGCGCGGATATCCGCGACATCAAAATCATGGAGACGAACACGGACGACATCGTGCGCGAAATTTACCAGTCCGGTTCGGCCTCGACCGAGGCGGCCGAGAAGCTGAGCCAGAGCGCGCAATCGGCGGAGACCGTAGATGCGGCCAGCGAAGTGCCGGTAGCCGCTGCCTCCGAGTCCGAAGAGGTGAAGGAGCCGCGATGA
- a CDS encoding ABC transporter permease produces MTSAYLDLIRIRFLMMLAYRVNYYSGIVIYTINIGAYYFLWEAIYGEQKLLAGFTLAQMTTYVAVSWMARAFYFNNLDREIANEIRDGSVAVQFIRPYNYLFVKMMQGFGEGLFRLLLFMGPGLAIVCLIFPVKLPTDPGTWGIYVVMLLFSFLINTQINMLVGLFSFFVENNEGMLRMKRVVVDLFSGVIVPISFFPGWLAVTMKWLPFQAITYLPSSVFTGRTSGDEVWHVLGIQILWFIGLIIPIAWVWRQARTRLFVQGG; encoded by the coding sequence ATGACAAGCGCTTATCTCGATCTCATCCGTATCCGGTTTCTGATGATGCTCGCTTACCGCGTCAATTATTACAGCGGCATTGTGATTTATACGATCAATATCGGCGCTTATTACTTTCTATGGGAAGCGATTTACGGCGAACAGAAGCTGCTGGCCGGTTTTACGCTCGCTCAAATGACGACGTATGTGGCGGTCTCCTGGATGGCAAGGGCCTTTTACTTCAATAACCTGGATCGCGAAATCGCAAACGAAATCCGGGACGGCAGCGTCGCCGTTCAATTCATCCGGCCCTACAACTACTTGTTCGTCAAAATGATGCAGGGCTTCGGCGAAGGGCTGTTCCGCCTGCTGCTGTTCATGGGACCGGGGCTTGCCATTGTCTGTCTCATTTTCCCGGTGAAGCTGCCGACCGATCCGGGCACTTGGGGCATCTACGTCGTCATGCTGCTGTTCAGCTTTCTGATCAATACGCAGATCAACATGCTCGTGGGCTTGTTCTCGTTCTTCGTCGAAAATAACGAGGGGATGCTGCGCATGAAGCGCGTCGTCGTCGATTTATTTTCCGGCGTCATCGTACCGATTTCGTTCTTCCCGGGCTGGCTGGCCGTCACGATGAAATGGCTGCCGTTTCAGGCCATTACGTATCTGCCAAGCTCCGTGTTTACGGGGCGGACGTCCGGCGACGAAGTGTGGCATGTGCTCGGCATTCAAATTCTCTGGTTCATCGGCTTGATCATCCCGATCGCATGGGTATGGCGTCAGGCGCGGACCAGGCTGTTCGTGCAAGGAGGGTGA
- a CDS encoding ABC transporter permease: MFYWSLAMEYIKNYAKTKLTYRADFWVELLSDLLFQGVNLIFILIVFQHTPSLGGWSEAEVIFVYGYFMVPAGIFGAFFNIWNFSERYIVKGEMDRVLTRPAYNLYQVLLENLDPPSLFGSLVGLIIMVLSWGDLGLAFNLLDILMLVVFTIGSVLIYAGLFTSLTAISFYSDAPTGILPLMYNISNYGRYPVNIYNKIIRFLLTWLLPFAFVGVIPASYFLEKDHEGLSSLALLTPVVGAVVFGIGLAIWNHGVKRYRGAGS; the protein is encoded by the coding sequence ATGTTCTACTGGTCGCTTGCAATGGAATATATCAAGAACTATGCGAAAACAAAGCTGACCTACCGGGCGGACTTCTGGGTGGAGCTGTTGTCCGACCTGCTGTTCCAAGGGGTTAACTTGATCTTCATTCTGATCGTGTTCCAGCATACGCCTTCGCTCGGAGGCTGGTCGGAAGCGGAGGTTATTTTCGTTTACGGCTATTTCATGGTTCCTGCCGGCATATTCGGCGCGTTCTTCAACATCTGGAATTTCAGCGAGCGCTATATCGTCAAAGGCGAAATGGACCGCGTGCTGACGCGGCCCGCCTACAATCTGTACCAGGTGCTGCTCGAAAATCTCGACCCGCCGTCCCTGTTCGGCTCGCTTGTCGGACTTATCATCATGGTGCTCAGCTGGGGGGACCTCGGGCTCGCGTTCAATCTGCTGGATATTCTGATGCTGGTTGTCTTCACGATTGGCTCCGTGCTGATCTATGCGGGCTTGTTCACGTCATTGACGGCGATTTCGTTCTACTCGGACGCGCCGACGGGCATTTTGCCGCTGATGTACAATATTTCGAACTACGGACGTTACCCGGTCAACATTTATAACAAAATCATCCGTTTCCTGCTGACATGGCTGCTACCTTTCGCATTCGTGGGCGTGATCCCGGCTTCGTACTTCCTGGAAAAGGATCATGAAGGCTTGTCGTCGCTTGCGCTGCTGACGCCGGTTGTAGGGGCCGTCGTATTCGGGATCGGCCTTGCGATCTGGAATCACGGCGTAAAGCGGTACCGGGGCGCCGGATCATAA
- the bcp gene encoding thioredoxin-dependent thiol peroxidase, with the protein MARAIKPKAFVGKKAPGFTLPSLGGREVSLNQFAGKKVVIFFYPKDLTPACTQESCDFRDSYAAFGDYNTVVLGVSIDDVKTHERFAEKYELPYELLADPEHRVCELYGVWQMKKLYGREYMGLVRSTFLIDEKGKLVREWRNLRVKGHVQEVLEAVKAL; encoded by the coding sequence GTGGCAAGAGCAATTAAACCGAAAGCATTCGTAGGCAAAAAAGCGCCCGGCTTTACGCTGCCGTCCCTGGGCGGCCGCGAAGTCAGCTTGAACCAATTTGCGGGGAAGAAGGTCGTGATCTTCTTCTATCCGAAGGATTTGACGCCGGCGTGCACGCAGGAATCATGCGATTTTCGCGATTCGTATGCGGCCTTCGGCGACTATAATACGGTCGTGCTCGGCGTTAGCATCGACGATGTGAAGACGCATGAGCGCTTCGCGGAGAAATACGAGCTGCCGTACGAGCTGCTCGCCGACCCGGAGCACCGCGTATGCGAGCTGTACGGCGTATGGCAAATGAAGAAGCTGTACGGCCGCGAGTATATGGGGCTTGTCCGCTCGACCTTTCTCATCGACGAGAAAGGGAAGCTCGTGCGGGAATGGCGCAATTTGCGCGTGAAGGGGCATGTGCAAGAAGTGCTTGAAGCGGTGAAGGCGCTGTAG
- a CDS encoding AAA family ATPase — MIPNRMAEQPYSETEDRWPEAAQQSLQLMMARVNSVLLGKKDVVSQVFSALLAGGHVLLEDVPGVGKTLLVRAIARVMGGEFRRIQFTSDMQPADVVGGMVWDGKRGELVFRQGPLMANVVLADEINRTPPRTQSALLEAMEERSVSADGETRMLPQPFMLLATQNPLRDDGTYPLPEAQLDRFMMRLSIGYPAQEDEIAMLEGKTAQRLQPEALRPVIIPEEWLRMQRDALSVHVHPALMAYAVHIVGATRSSQELLLGASPRATLDWVRAAQATAMIAGRRFVLPDDLKQTAEPVIAHRLIVRDEALVRGKTAASVLGGIMTSQPIPMPSGDGGRRR, encoded by the coding sequence ATGATACCGAACAGAATGGCGGAACAGCCGTATAGCGAAACGGAGGATCGGTGGCCGGAGGCGGCGCAGCAATCGCTGCAGCTCATGATGGCTAGAGTGAACAGCGTGCTGCTAGGCAAAAAGGATGTTGTGTCGCAGGTGTTCAGCGCCCTGCTGGCAGGCGGGCATGTGCTGCTGGAGGATGTGCCCGGCGTCGGCAAAACGCTGCTCGTGCGCGCGATCGCGCGCGTGATGGGAGGCGAGTTCCGCCGTATTCAGTTTACGTCGGATATGCAGCCTGCCGACGTGGTCGGCGGCATGGTCTGGGACGGGAAACGGGGCGAGCTTGTATTCCGGCAGGGGCCGTTAATGGCGAACGTGGTGCTCGCCGACGAGATTAACCGGACGCCGCCGCGCACGCAGTCCGCGCTGCTTGAGGCGATGGAGGAGCGGAGCGTGTCCGCGGACGGGGAAACGAGGATGCTGCCGCAGCCGTTCATGCTGCTCGCGACGCAGAACCCGCTGCGCGACGACGGCACGTATCCGCTGCCGGAAGCGCAGCTCGACCGCTTCATGATGCGGCTGTCGATCGGCTACCCGGCGCAGGAAGACGAGATTGCGATGCTGGAGGGCAAAACGGCGCAGCGGCTGCAGCCGGAAGCGCTGCGACCGGTCATTATCCCGGAGGAATGGCTGCGGATGCAGCGGGACGCGCTGTCCGTGCATGTCCATCCGGCTCTGATGGCCTACGCGGTTCACATTGTCGGCGCGACTCGCAGCTCGCAGGAGCTGCTCCTCGGCGCAAGTCCGCGCGCAACGCTCGATTGGGTGCGTGCGGCGCAGGCGACCGCTATGATCGCGGGACGGCGTTTTGTTTTGCCGGATGATTTGAAGCAGACGGCGGAGCCGGTCATCGCGCATCGCCTGATCGTCCGCGACGAGGCGCTCGTGCGCGGCAAAACCGCCGCATCCGTCCTCGGCGGCATCATGACATCGCAGCCGATCCCGATGCCATCCGGCGATGGCGGGCGGCGGCGATGA
- a CDS encoding DUF58 domain-containing protein, with protein MKRPEMRSRFMAQAVVLLLFGASLAALYARGGAVEWLLVTVTGAVAFCGLLLPYMAVGKLSVDRFVKDAGQLVDGGEMEVRLTLRLSRLVPFMWVGLSEVLVPVTDEQTGKQAGTKVRTWAGIKAGTRAGIKAGTRAGNRVAVRHAFLPGFKRVFTCTYTVKGLRRGELDFGTVQVSFGDMLGLTVRTLEVDCPGKVLVRAAAPTGEAFTDLPGYRPGSSGSERQPIAAFGSQIIAAAARASRSGTGPDMRTYMPGDSPRRIDWRAMARGLGMQTRVSNAEEAGQLIVLLETTQSAYGGDERLFDAHVGRAALLIGQAVRKGKNVLLVTNGADGRNELKVRAGERLDLHAAEVQLARLRWSVAGGDLLPQLISDVVAGMSRGAALVCLAAGMKAGKFASAGERSAAEDHVAYGAKLAAVRGVKLILLLSGADTGSKTPLDVAWGKRLQGTGCLVKSLPVPKTYLNQVPVVADVSMIAMNRGGGVMDVGTASS; from the coding sequence ATGAAGCGGCCGGAGATGAGAAGCCGGTTTATGGCTCAAGCGGTCGTGCTGCTGCTGTTTGGCGCCAGTTTGGCCGCGTTGTACGCGAGGGGCGGTGCGGTGGAGTGGCTGCTTGTTACGGTGACGGGGGCGGTCGCTTTTTGCGGGCTGCTTTTGCCGTATATGGCGGTCGGGAAGCTGTCCGTGGATCGGTTCGTTAAGGATGCCGGCCAGTTGGTCGATGGCGGCGAGATGGAAGTGCGGTTGACGCTCCGGCTGAGCAGGCTCGTACCCTTTATGTGGGTCGGTTTGAGCGAAGTGCTTGTGCCGGTGACGGATGAGCAGACAGGGAAACAGGCAGGGACAAAGGTCAGGACATGGGCAGGAATAAAAGCCGGGACAAGGGCAGGAATAAAAGCCGGGACAAGGGCAGGAAATAGAGTTGCGGTTCGGCATGCTTTTTTGCCTGGATTCAAGCGAGTGTTTACTTGTACCTACACGGTGAAAGGGCTGCGTCGCGGCGAGCTTGATTTTGGAACGGTACAGGTTTCGTTTGGAGATATGTTGGGGCTGACGGTTCGGACCTTGGAAGTTGACTGCCCGGGGAAGGTGCTTGTGCGGGCTGCGGCTCCGACTGGGGAAGCTTTTACGGATTTGCCGGGCTATCGGCCCGGATCGTCGGGCAGCGAAAGACAGCCGATCGCCGCATTCGGAAGCCAGATCATCGCTGCCGCTGCGCGGGCAAGCCGGAGCGGTACGGGGCCGGACATGCGGACTTACATGCCCGGGGATTCGCCGCGGCGGATCGATTGGCGGGCGATGGCTCGGGGACTGGGCATGCAAACGCGGGTCAGCAATGCAGAGGAAGCGGGTCAGTTGATCGTGCTTTTGGAAACGACGCAATCGGCCTATGGCGGGGATGAACGGCTTTTCGACGCCCATGTGGGACGAGCGGCGCTTCTGATCGGCCAGGCGGTACGCAAAGGCAAAAACGTACTGCTCGTCACGAACGGCGCGGACGGGCGAAACGAGCTAAAGGTACGAGCCGGCGAGAGGCTGGATCTTCACGCGGCTGAAGTGCAGCTCGCGCGGCTGCGATGGAGCGTAGCCGGCGGCGATTTGCTGCCCCAGCTCATATCCGATGTCGTTGCGGGGATGTCCCGCGGCGCGGCGCTCGTTTGTTTGGCGGCGGGCATGAAAGCTGGGAAATTTGCATCTGCCGGGGAGCGGTCTGCGGCTGAGGATCATGTGGCGTACGGCGCCAAGCTTGCGGCCGTGCGCGGCGTGAAGCTGATTTTGCTGCTGTCCGGGGCCGATACGGGGAGCAAGACGCCGCTGGACGTTGCTTGGGGCAAACGGCTTCAAGGTACGGGCTGTCTCGTGAAATCGCTCCCGGTTCCGAAGACTTATTTGAACCAAGTTCCGGTTGTGGCTGATGTGAGCATGATCGCCATGAACAGGGGAGGGGGCGTCATGGATGTCGGCACGGCAAGCAGTTAA